A single Tenacibaculum sp. 190524A02b DNA region contains:
- a CDS encoding reprolysin-like metallopeptidase, whose translation MRKITLLLLLTLATISNAQNYWKKIETNSVNNKTINYERKHTPKKHHLFSLNLNEFSAYLSSKPSTSKTIVDLPNTIGKFSKFYIEETSILAPKLAKKFPTIKSYTAYGIDDPTATAKISIGIDGVHVIITSANHNSLYIDPKTKDKQYYISYNREDYNYDKSDFECKVNEAKEKIIANKSINQYNRNANDGKLRTYRIAIAATGEYSKFHISRQNIPDTASDQDKKAAVLSAMNTTMTRVNAVYERDLAVRMILVNDNDKLIFLDPETDNLSNNSAGSLINESQTVCDNLIGSNDYDIGHTFSTGGGGLAGLGVVCTEGQKARGITGRGQPINDPFDIDYVAHEIGHQFGATHTFNNSCNGNRTGSTAVEPGSGSTIMAYAGICSPNVQNNSDDHFHAVSINQMWNLTQTTATCAVQTDTNNNAPTANAGSDVSIPKSTPFVLKGQATDADGTSSLTYNWEQIDTEIAVMPPVATNTGGPLFRSLSSKTTPDRYFPAFNTILSGNTATQWEVLPSVAREMNFAFTVRDNKAGGGASARDDIRVSVIDAPAFTINNQATWAQNTSRNITWVVGQTNSSPINCQKVNIKLSTDGGTTFTMLLANTPNDGSQNITLPANIPDTENAILLIEAADNVFYNITSQFKISSTPDFAISNITGDASVCKSITNELTFEFSYTVSNGFNETVNFTVTKSPTGSTTSVIPSSLSTDGTVTLNIENIQNVADGDHIITLSAQSASISKTAEVKLNIKSTVCSSSGNLSYNTSTTFVKFNTFENKTLTKSKGYEDFKSINTTVKRGQTHQLTVNTNTDDSATTQYTTKSIAWIDWNQDCQFDTKEIYDLGTVTGSADGQTSLSPLNIMIPNDAEFGSTVLRVSTKYADDGDPGSCEQGFDGEVEDYTIIVEDETASSNNISLNEFKLYPNPTNGSFKLAFETYNPNKVTVKLLDLRGRVIDTKKFVNLIEIKPKNTSAPAIFNEKVTFENVQSGVYLIQVENNGNNAIKKLLIN comes from the coding sequence ATGAGAAAAATCACCCTTCTGTTGCTATTAACACTTGCAACTATTTCCAATGCACAAAATTACTGGAAAAAAATAGAAACTAATAGTGTTAATAACAAAACGATTAATTATGAAAGAAAGCACACCCCTAAAAAACATCATTTATTTTCATTAAATCTTAATGAATTCAGTGCCTATCTTTCTTCTAAACCTTCTACATCAAAAACTATAGTTGACTTACCAAACACAATTGGTAAATTTTCTAAATTCTACATTGAAGAAACCTCTATTTTAGCTCCAAAATTAGCTAAAAAATTCCCTACTATAAAGTCTTATACTGCTTATGGTATTGATGACCCTACTGCTACCGCCAAGATAAGTATTGGTATTGATGGAGTTCATGTTATTATTACTTCGGCTAATCATAACTCTCTATATATAGATCCTAAAACTAAAGATAAACAATACTACATTTCATATAATAGAGAAGATTATAATTATGATAAAAGTGATTTTGAATGTAAAGTTAATGAAGCAAAAGAGAAAATTATAGCTAACAAATCTATCAACCAGTACAACCGAAATGCGAATGATGGAAAATTAAGAACTTACAGAATTGCTATTGCTGCTACAGGTGAATATTCAAAATTTCATATTAGTAGACAAAATATACCTGATACAGCCAGTGACCAAGATAAAAAAGCTGCCGTATTATCGGCTATGAATACAACAATGACACGTGTCAATGCTGTATATGAAAGGGATTTAGCTGTTAGAATGATTTTAGTAAATGATAATGACAAACTTATCTTTTTAGACCCTGAAACTGATAACCTTTCAAATAACAGCGCAGGATCTCTAATCAATGAGAGCCAAACTGTATGTGACAACCTCATTGGTTCTAATGATTACGATATTGGTCATACTTTTAGTACTGGTGGTGGTGGACTTGCTGGCTTAGGTGTTGTATGTACTGAAGGACAAAAAGCAAGAGGTATTACTGGTAGAGGACAACCTATTAATGATCCCTTTGACATTGATTATGTAGCTCATGAAATTGGACACCAATTTGGTGCTACTCATACATTTAACAACTCTTGTAACGGTAATAGAACAGGATCTACTGCTGTTGAACCTGGTAGTGGTTCTACCATTATGGCTTATGCTGGAATTTGTTCGCCAAATGTACAAAACAATAGTGATGATCATTTTCATGCGGTTAGTATAAATCAAATGTGGAATTTAACACAAACAACTGCTACATGTGCCGTTCAAACTGATACAAATAACAATGCTCCTACAGCTAATGCAGGATCTGATGTTAGTATTCCTAAATCAACACCTTTTGTTTTAAAAGGACAAGCAACTGATGCAGATGGAACCTCAAGTTTAACTTATAATTGGGAACAAATTGATACTGAAATAGCTGTTATGCCTCCAGTAGCTACAAATACTGGTGGACCTTTATTTAGATCTTTATCTTCTAAAACTACTCCAGACAGATACTTTCCTGCTTTCAATACAATACTTTCTGGAAACACAGCTACACAATGGGAAGTTTTACCTTCTGTAGCCAGAGAAATGAACTTTGCTTTTACTGTTAGAGATAATAAAGCTGGTGGTGGAGCAAGTGCAAGAGATGACATCAGAGTTTCTGTAATTGACGCACCTGCTTTCACTATAAACAACCAAGCTACTTGGGCTCAAAATACTAGTAGAAATATTACTTGGGTCGTTGGACAAACTAACAGCTCACCTATTAATTGTCAAAAAGTTAACATTAAACTATCTACTGATGGTGGTACTACATTTACTATGCTTTTAGCAAACACACCTAATGATGGTAGTCAAAATATTACTTTACCTGCTAATATTCCTGATACTGAAAATGCTATTCTTTTGATTGAAGCTGCTGATAATGTTTTTTACAATATTACCTCTCAATTTAAAATTAGTTCTACACCTGATTTTGCTATTTCAAACATTACTGGTGATGCTTCTGTATGTAAATCAATTACCAATGAATTAACTTTTGAGTTTAGTTATACTGTATCTAATGGTTTTAACGAAACAGTAAACTTCACAGTAACAAAAAGCCCTACAGGCTCTACTACAAGTGTAATTCCTAGTTCACTTAGCACTGACGGAACAGTTACATTGAACATAGAAAACATACAAAATGTTGCAGATGGTGATCATATTATCACATTATCTGCTCAATCTGCCTCAATAAGTAAAACAGCTGAGGTTAAATTAAATATTAAAAGTACAGTTTGTAGTTCTTCAGGTAACCTTTCATATAATACAAGTACAACTTTTGTTAAGTTCAATACTTTCGAAAACAAAACACTTACTAAGAGTAAAGGATATGAAGATTTTAAATCTATTAATACCACTGTAAAGAGAGGACAAACACATCAATTAACAGTAAATACTAATACTGATGATTCTGCCACAACTCAATATACAACTAAAAGTATCGCTTGGATTGATTGGAATCAAGATTGTCAGTTTGACACAAAAGAAATTTATGATTTAGGTACAGTTACAGGTAGTGCTGATGGACAAACATCTTTAAGTCCTCTTAACATTATGATTCCTAATGATGCAGAATTTGGGTCAACAGTTTTAAGAGTTTCTACTAAATATGCAGACGATGGTGATCCAGGTTCTTGTGAACAAGGTTTTGATGGAGAAGTTGAAGATTATACTATTATTGTTGAAGACGAAACAGCTTCTTCCAATAATATATCTTTGAACGAGTTTAAACTATACCCTAACCCAACTAATGGTTCTTTTAAATTGGCTTTTGAAACTTATAATCCAAACAAAGTAACTGTTAAATTATTAGATCTTAGAGGAAGAGTTATTGATACTAAAAAGTTTGTTAACTTAATTGAAATCAAACCTAAAAACACTAGTGCACCTGCTATTTTTAATGAAAAAGTTACTTTTGAAAATGTACAGTCTGGAGTTTATTTAATTCAAGTTGAAAACAATGGTAATAATGCCATTAAAAAATTACTTATTAATTAA
- the lipB gene encoding lipoyl(octanoyl) transferase LipB: MNKKVHVKDLHIKDYKDTWDLQTSLLDEIVSLKRQRRNGNEAIITPNHFLFVEHPHVYTLGKSGDLSNLLLNEEQLKAKKATFYKINRGGDITYHGPGQIVGYPILDLENFFTDIHKYLRLLEEAIILTIEEYGIKGERSEGETGVWLDVGTPFARKICAMGIRASRWVTMHGFALNVNANLGYFDNIIPCGIRGKAVTSMEAELGKKVPEEEVKQKILKHFKELFEVEEFI, translated from the coding sequence ATGAATAAAAAAGTACATGTAAAAGATTTACATATAAAAGATTATAAGGATACATGGGATTTGCAGACCTCATTGTTAGATGAAATTGTTAGTTTGAAAAGGCAAAGAAGGAATGGTAATGAAGCTATAATTACTCCAAATCATTTTTTATTTGTGGAGCATCCTCATGTTTATACATTAGGAAAGTCAGGAGATTTAAGTAACCTACTGCTTAATGAAGAACAATTAAAAGCAAAAAAAGCTACTTTTTACAAAATTAATAGAGGAGGAGATATTACTTATCATGGGCCAGGGCAAATAGTTGGCTACCCAATTTTAGATTTGGAAAATTTCTTTACTGATATTCATAAGTATTTAAGGTTATTAGAGGAAGCAATTATTTTAACCATTGAAGAGTATGGTATTAAAGGTGAAAGAAGTGAAGGTGAAACTGGAGTCTGGTTAGATGTAGGGACTCCTTTTGCTAGAAAAATTTGTGCAATGGGTATCAGAGCAAGTAGATGGGTTACTATGCATGGGTTTGCTTTAAATGTAAATGCTAATTTAGGATATTTTGATAATATTATACCTTGTGGAATTAGGGGTAAAGCTGTAACTTCAATGGAAGCGGAATTGGGTAAGAAAGTACCAGAAGAAGAAGTCAAGCAAAAAATCTTAAAACATTTTAAGGAGTTGTTCGAGGTTGAAGAATTTATATAA
- a CDS encoding YceI family protein, with the protein MKKSILAIAFVALGVVSCKTDKKKVEAKEEVKEVKKVENVINSYKANITESTLTWKGTKPTGSHTGTISLEKGLLDIENGNVKAGRFLVNMSSIVCTDLEAGKGKEDLEGHLKAPDFFDVEKYPTAKFEVTSSEVKDGKVNITGNLTIKDVTKSITIPATISEKDGSLSFKSDFSIDRTEFGIQYKSKKFFDNLKDKFINDLIEFSFDIKAIK; encoded by the coding sequence ATGAAAAAATCAATTTTAGCTATTGCTTTTGTTGCTTTAGGTGTTGTTTCTTGTAAAACAGACAAAAAAAAGGTAGAGGCAAAAGAAGAAGTAAAGGAAGTTAAAAAAGTTGAAAATGTAATCAACTCATATAAGGCTAACATAACTGAATCTACTTTAACTTGGAAAGGAACTAAGCCTACTGGATCGCATACAGGAACAATTTCTTTAGAAAAAGGGCTTTTAGATATAGAAAATGGAAATGTAAAAGCGGGTAGATTTTTAGTAAACATGTCTTCTATAGTATGTACTGATTTAGAAGCTGGTAAAGGTAAAGAAGACTTAGAAGGACACTTAAAAGCTCCAGATTTCTTTGACGTTGAAAAATATCCAACTGCAAAATTTGAAGTTACCAGTTCTGAAGTAAAAGATGGTAAAGTTAACATTACTGGTAATCTAACAATCAAAGACGTTACTAAAAGTATAACAATTCCTGCTACTATCTCAGAAAAAGATGGTTCTTTAAGCTTTAAAAGTGATTTTAGTATTGACCGTACTGAATTTGGTATTCAATATAAATCTAAAAAGTTTTTTGACAACTTAAAAGATAAATTCATTAATGATTTAATTGAGTTTTCTTTTGATATCAAAGCTATAAAGTAA
- a CDS encoding tRNA threonylcarbamoyladenosine dehydratase, with amino-acid sequence MSWLERTELLVQKDGIEKLKNANILIVGLGGVGSFAAEFIARAGVNKITIVDGDVFDETNINRQLPALQSTIGTSKAQSVAKRLKDINPDIKLTVIEEFLTPERAFEIMDPSFDYAMDCIDSITPKLNLMIAARRKKVKLISSMGAGGKLDASKIKVKDIAKTKNCTMARLLRKRLKQHNINKGIRAVYSEEVQIPESLKLTDGANYKKSYYGTISYMPAAFGLQASSYVINQLLNKK; translated from the coding sequence ATGAGTTGGTTAGAACGTACTGAATTATTAGTGCAAAAAGATGGAATAGAAAAATTAAAAAATGCTAATATTTTAATAGTTGGCTTAGGAGGAGTTGGATCATTTGCAGCTGAATTTATAGCCAGAGCAGGTGTTAATAAAATAACTATAGTTGATGGAGATGTTTTTGATGAAACCAATATTAACAGACAATTACCAGCACTACAAAGCACTATTGGAACCTCTAAAGCTCAATCCGTTGCTAAACGATTAAAAGACATAAATCCTGATATTAAACTCACAGTAATTGAAGAATTTTTAACCCCTGAAAGAGCCTTTGAAATCATGGATCCTTCTTTTGACTATGCAATGGACTGTATTGATAGCATTACCCCTAAATTAAACTTGATGATCGCTGCTAGAAGGAAAAAAGTCAAACTTATAAGCTCAATGGGAGCTGGTGGAAAACTTGATGCTTCTAAAATCAAAGTAAAAGATATTGCTAAAACCAAGAACTGTACTATGGCCAGGCTTTTAAGAAAACGACTAAAGCAACATAATATTAACAAAGGTATTAGAGCGGTTTATTCTGAAGAAGTTCAAATTCCTGAGAGTTTAAAGCTTACAGACGGGGCTAATTATAAAAAATCGTACTATGGAACAATAAGTTATATGCCAGCTGCGTTTGGGTTACAGGCTTCTTCTTATGTAATTAACCAATTATTAAACAAAAAATAA